Part of the Pseudomonas abietaniphila genome is shown below.
TGAGGAACAGACGACTCGACGGTGAATACGGGCTGAAACGTTCGCTGTCATTGGCGAACATGGCGTGGACCGGACTGATCGCAATGGCGGCCGCGCCGCGCTCACCGGCCGAACGCGCAAAAGTTTCCAGGGCCTGGGTATCGCCAAACCCGCCGTCGCCTTCGCGGCGCAAATAGTACAGCTGCAACGTCAGGCCCCATGCACGGGGCACGGTAACGTCGGTGGCCATGGCCAGGGTGTAGGCGGTCTTCGGTGCGACAGCGATGGTCAGGTGTTGGCCATCAATCACCAGTTGCTGATAACCCACGGTCGCCAAGGCAGGCAACTCGGCCTTGGCGGTGAGTTTAGCATCGAGGCGAGCGCCGTCCTCCAGCTCCAGCACGAAGGGCGTCTCAGGCTTGAACCAGGGTGAGAGGTCAAGGTTGGTGCCATGGTCGACCGTCAGCAGCGGTGGAGGGGTTGTGGAAAGGCTCTGGTCTTGCAGACGCTTGAGGCTTGCGGTGATCTGTTCATCGTTTTCAGCCGGGTAGCCGAGGCCGTCAAGGACCCTGCGTAATGCCTCTGGGCTTACCCGTTGCGGTCGTGCGTTGGCGTCTTTCCAGTCGACCGATAATCCTGCCTCGGCCGCCAGCATTTCCAGTTGCTCATTGCTCATCCTGTTCCTCCACAACGTCACTCGATATCAGGCTGACAATGGCCGTGTATGGATTGAGGTTGCCGTGTTGGGAAAGTTCTGCCGATTTTGGATGGGATTCATGAAGAACATGCTGCACCTGGTGTTCGTCGATCTTGACCGTGTGCGCCCCAAGGTTGAGATCGATGCGCAGGGTGCTGCCATCACCCAACAGCCAGCGTGCGCTGACGGCTTTGTCGGCCAACACCTCGGCGCCAAGGGCCCTGGCCCCCGGCAGACGTGGCACGATGTGTTCGCGACGGATCTCCAGCAGCGTTCGATACAGTTCCAGCCAGCTGCGATGGTCCTGACCCTTGTCGGTTTCCAGCAGCAGAGCGTCCACGGCCGGGCGTGACGCCTCAAAGGTCTGAACGGCATTCGGGTCCGGGATGCGTTCGCGTTGAGCGGGGTCCGCGAATGCGGCGAAGTCGGCGAATTCGCCGCGGCGACCTTCGCGAACAGCATCGGCCAGCTCGTCATGGAAGTCAGTGAAGAACAGAAACGGTTCGCTGGCACCCCATTCATCGCCCATGAACATCAGCGGGATCATCGGTGACAGCAGCAGCAGGGCGGTCGCCGCGCGCAACGCTTCGGGCGGACACAGCTGCACCAGCCGCTCACCGAGGGCGCGATTGCCGATCTGGTCGTGGTTCTGCAGGAACAGCACAAAAGCGGTCGGTGACAGGTGCGCGCTCGGTTCGCCACGGGCGTGACCGTGGCGTGTGGACTCGCCCTGATACACGAAACCTTCGCCCAACAGGCGAGCGAGCTTGTGGGTGGGTTGCTGGGCAAAATCGGTGTAGTACGCATCCGTCTCGCCGGTCAACAGGACGTGCAGGGTGTTATGGCCGTCATCGTTCCACTGCGCGTCGTAACCCTGATCCATGCGGCTGGCTTCGT
Proteins encoded:
- the treZ gene encoding malto-oligosyltrehalose trehalohydrolase, coding for MPSRTDKSWRHGAVLLDPEHTRFALWAPDAYYVSVEIEDGPSLALLPQEDGWFVLETRCLAGTRYRYKIDENLLVPDPASRAQVGEVHGHSVVIDPDAYQWHHAEWRGRPWHEAVIYELHVGALGGFAGVERHLQRLADTGITAIELMPIAQFPGDHNWGYDGVLPYAPQSSYGTPEQLRHLIDTAHGLGLMVILDVVYNHFGPDGNYLGSYAKHFFRSDKKTPWGDAIDFRRREVRDFFIDNSLMWLLDYRFDGLRFDAVHAIEDPTFLEELAQRVRQKTSKERHVWLMLENEFNEASRMDQGYDAQWNDDGHNTLHVLLTGETDAYYTDFAQQPTHKLARLLGEGFVYQGESTRHGHARGEPSAHLSPTAFVLFLQNHDQIGNRALGERLVQLCPPEALRAATALLLLSPMIPLMFMGDEWGASEPFLFFTDFHDELADAVREGRRGEFADFAAFADPAQRERIPDPNAVQTFEASRPAVDALLLETDKGQDHRSWLELYRTLLEIRREHIVPRLPGARALGAEVLADKAVSARWLLGDGSTLRIDLNLGAHTVKIDEHQVQHVLHESHPKSAELSQHGNLNPYTAIVSLISSDVVEEQDEQ